A window from Theobroma cacao cultivar B97-61/B2 chromosome 3, Criollo_cocoa_genome_V2, whole genome shotgun sequence encodes these proteins:
- the LOC18604034 gene encoding serine/threonine-protein kinase HT1 isoform X2 — translation MESGSRFYSADEFKLDAKWLIDPKHLFVGPRIGEGAHAKVYEGKYRNQTVAIKILHKGETPEEITKREGRFAREVAMLSRVQHKNLVKFIGACKEPVMVIVTELLLGGTLRKYLLNMRPRCLDMRIAIGFALDIARAMECLHSHGIIHRDLKPENLLLTADHKTVKLADFGLAREESLTEMMTAETGTYRWMAPELYSTVTLRQGEKKHYNHKVDAYSFAIVLWELLHNKLPFEGMSNLQAAYAAAFKLTFWDVLLFRM, via the exons ATGGAATCTGGGAGTAGGTTTTACTCAGCTGATGAGTTCAAATTGGATGCTAAATGGTTGATTGATCCAAAGCATCTCTTTGTTGGTCCAAGAATTGGAGAAGGAGCTCATGCCAAAGTGTATGAGGGAAA GTATAGAAACCAGACTGTTGCAATTAAAATACTTCATAAAGGAGAAACTCCTGAGGAGATAACCAAGAGAGAAGGACGGTTTGCAAGAGAGGTTGCGATGCTGTCTAGAGTTCAGCATAAAAACCTAGTGAAG TTTATTGGTGCCTGCAAGGAGCCTGTAATGGTTATAGTTACTGAGCTTCTGTTGGGGGGAACCCTACGAAAGTATTTGCTGAACATGCGGCCTAGGTGCTTAGACATGCGAATTGCTATTGGTTTTGCACTTGATATTGCTCGTGCTATGGAGTGCTTGCATTCTCATGGGATCATCCACCGTGATCTGAAGCCTG AAAACTTGCTTTTGACAGCAGACCATAAAACGGTTAAACTAGCAGATTTTGGCTTAGCTAGAGAGGAGTCACTGACAGAGATGATGACTGCTGAAACAGGAACATACCGCTGGATGGCTCCAGAG TTGTACAGTACTGTCACATTAAGGCAGGGAGAAAAGaagcattacaaccataaagtAGATGCCTACAGCTTCGCGATTGTGCTGTGGGAGCTTTTGCACAACAAACTGCCATTTGAAGGCATGTCAAATCTTCAGGCAGCATATGCAGCTGCTTTTAAG CTGACGTTTTGGGATGTTTTGCTATTCAGAATGTGA
- the LOC18604036 gene encoding uncharacterized protein LOC18604036, giving the protein MKKKLEVEDDGVKDLEIIKAVAQAWHSQSGCTRPTNEFDAYRRNFRGQPSRFKLEAMSRPSSVKDNVATPCWDFGQSLWDSYEIVTVAKKLETGLVFDDPLTGLEEDMSRAQRKHKEGKNSLRNLLKRVTSRRFNEADIPRENRNGF; this is encoded by the coding sequence ATGAAGAAAAAGCTAGAGGTTGAAGATGATGGTGTCAAGGACCTCGAAATCATCAAAGCAGTGGCACAAGCCTGGCACAGTCAATCCGGGTGCACCAGGCCAACCAATGAATTCGATGCCTACAGGCGAAATTTCAGAGGCCAGCCTTCTAGGTTCAAGCTTGAAGCAATGAGCAGGCCATCGTCGGTCAAGGACAATGTTGCTACCCCATGTTGGGACTTCGGGCAATCACTGTGGGATTCATATGAGATTGTCACGGTGGCCAAAAAGCTCGAGACCGGCCTGGTTTTTGATGACCCTTTGACAGGGTTAGAAGAAGATATGAGTAGAGCTCAAAGGAAGCACAAGGAGGGTAAGAATAGCCTTAGGAATTTGCTCAAGCGGGTGACTTCGAGGAGATTCAATGAAGCTGATATTCCTCGTGAAAACAGGAATGGGTTTTGA
- the LOC18604037 gene encoding pachytene checkpoint protein 2 homolog isoform X1 translates to MSSPMEISVPNPADFKTSEQNGVAPSPPPASPSPIVPHDKFHVSVEVCLKPSSTARPDDVRKAVEQMLEKRSLSYVDGPVPVPIDDPFLMENVQRIRICDTDEWVKIHDILLFWQVKPVVHVFQLSEEGPCEELSGDGQLSSFNEWILPAKEFDGMWESLIYESGLKQRLLRYAASALLFTEKGVDPFLVSWNRIILLHGPPGTGKTSLCKALAQKLSIRFSSRYPQCQLVEVNAHSLFSKWFSESGKLVAKLFQKIQEMVEEENNLVFVLIDEVESLAAARKAALSGSEPSDSIRVVNALLTQMDKLKSSPNVIILTTSNITAAIDIAFVDRADIKAYIGPPTLQARYEILKSCLNELIRTGIISSSRDSSQSILPDYVTLKEKLSMPEIQEVQTTLHLWKQLLEAAEACEGLSGRSLRKLPFLAHAALNNPYCCDPSKFFHTMIETARRERSELPD, encoded by the exons ATGAGCTCTCCCATGGAGATTTCCGTTCCAAACCCCGCAGACTTCAAGACCTCTGAACAAAACGGCGTCGCCCCGTCACCACCCCCGGCATCACCTTCTCCTATTGTTCCCCATGACAAATTTCACGTTTCCG TTGAAGTTTGCTTAAAACCTTCAAGCACAGCTCGGCCCGACGATGTCCGAAAAGCCGTTGAACA AATGCTTGAAAAGAGGAGTCTCAGCTACGTTGATGGTCCTGTACCTGTTCCTATTGATGATCCATTTCTCATGGAAAATGTACAAAGAATCCGTATTTGTGACACAG ATGAATGGGTGAAAATCCATGATATTCTTTTGTTCTGGCAAGTGAAACCTGTTGTTCATGTCTTTCAG CTTAGTGAGGAAGGGCCATGTGAGGAATTGAGTGGGGATGGCCAGTTGTCCAGCTTCAATGAATGGATCCTTCCAGCTAAGGAATTTGATGGCATGTGGGAAAG CTTAATCTATGAATCTGGCCTTAAGCAGCGTTTATTGCGGTATGCCGCCAGTGCATTACTTTTTACTGAAAAAGGTGTTGATCCTTTCCTTGTGTCATGGAACCG CATTATTCTTTTACATGGACCCCCAGGTACAGGAAAGACATCTTTATGTAAAGCGCTGGCGCAAAAACTATCCATTAGATTCAGCTCTAG GTACCCACAGTGCCAATTGGTTGAAGTTAATGCACATTCTTTGTTTAGTAAATGGTTCTCTGAGAGCGGCAAGTTG GTCGCAAAGCTTTTccaaaaaattcaagaaatgGTAGAGGAAGAAAACAATCTGGTATTTGTTTTAATTG ATGAAGTTGAAAGCCTCGCTGCTGCTAGGAAGGCCGCTTTGTCTGGTTCCGAGCCTTCAGATTCCATTCGG GTTGTAAATGCGCTATTAACTCAGATGGATAAGCTTAAATCATCTCCCAATGTGATAATTTTGACTACGTCCAATATAACCGCTGCTATTG ATATTGCATTTGTTGACCGAGCTGATATCAAAGCATACATTGGCCCTCCAACTCTTCAAGCTcgttatgaaattttaaagtccTGCTTGAATGAACTTATACGGACAGGAATCATATCAAGTTCCCGG GACTCAAGCCAATCCATCCTTCCAGATTATGTTACTTTGAAAGAGAAACTGAGTATGCCTGAGATTCAGGAGGTTCAAACAACACTTCACCTATGGAAACAGTTACTAGAGGCTGCAGAAGCATGTGAG GGATTGAGTGGAAGATCATTAAGAAAACTTCCATTTCTGGCTCATGCGGCCCTCAACAACCCTTATTGTTGTGACCCTAGCAAGTTCTTTCACACAATGATAGAAACAGCCAGGAGGGAGCGTTCTGAGCTACCCGACTGA
- the LOC18604034 gene encoding serine/threonine-protein kinase HT1 isoform X1 codes for MESGSRFYSADEFKLDAKWLIDPKHLFVGPRIGEGAHAKVYEGKYRNQTVAIKILHKGETPEEITKREGRFAREVAMLSRVQHKNLVKFIGACKEPVMVIVTELLLGGTLRKYLLNMRPRCLDMRIAIGFALDIARAMECLHSHGIIHRDLKPENLLLTADHKTVKLADFGLAREESLTEMMTAETGTYRWMAPELYSTVTLRQGEKKHYNHKVDAYSFAIVLWELLHNKLPFEGMSNLQAAYAAAFKNVRPSAENLPEELAIILTSCWKEDPNTRPNFSQIIQMLLNYLSSICPPEPAIPPRIFASENAILPPESPGTSSLMGVRDDSGENPKANMVKKRRSFFFCFDQCY; via the exons ATGGAATCTGGGAGTAGGTTTTACTCAGCTGATGAGTTCAAATTGGATGCTAAATGGTTGATTGATCCAAAGCATCTCTTTGTTGGTCCAAGAATTGGAGAAGGAGCTCATGCCAAAGTGTATGAGGGAAA GTATAGAAACCAGACTGTTGCAATTAAAATACTTCATAAAGGAGAAACTCCTGAGGAGATAACCAAGAGAGAAGGACGGTTTGCAAGAGAGGTTGCGATGCTGTCTAGAGTTCAGCATAAAAACCTAGTGAAG TTTATTGGTGCCTGCAAGGAGCCTGTAATGGTTATAGTTACTGAGCTTCTGTTGGGGGGAACCCTACGAAAGTATTTGCTGAACATGCGGCCTAGGTGCTTAGACATGCGAATTGCTATTGGTTTTGCACTTGATATTGCTCGTGCTATGGAGTGCTTGCATTCTCATGGGATCATCCACCGTGATCTGAAGCCTG AAAACTTGCTTTTGACAGCAGACCATAAAACGGTTAAACTAGCAGATTTTGGCTTAGCTAGAGAGGAGTCACTGACAGAGATGATGACTGCTGAAACAGGAACATACCGCTGGATGGCTCCAGAG TTGTACAGTACTGTCACATTAAGGCAGGGAGAAAAGaagcattacaaccataaagtAGATGCCTACAGCTTCGCGATTGTGCTGTGGGAGCTTTTGCACAACAAACTGCCATTTGAAGGCATGTCAAATCTTCAGGCAGCATATGCAGCTGCTTTTAAG AATGTGAGGCCTAGTGCTGAAAACCTGCCAGAGGAATTGGCCATCATTCTAACATCATGTTGGAAGGAAGACCCAAATACTCGTCCTAATTTCAGTCAAATAATCCAGATGCTCctaaattatctttctagTATTTGTCCTCCTGAACCAGCCATTCCTCCTCGGATTTTTGCTTCAGAGAACGCCATATTGCCACCAGAATCTCCAGGTACAAGCTCATTGATGGGAGTGCGTGATGACTCTGGGGAAAACCCCAAAGCAAATATGGTAAAAAAGCGGAGAAGTTTCTTCTTCTGCTTTGATCAATGCTATTAG
- the LOC108661433 gene encoding pentatricopeptide repeat-containing protein At3g48250, chloroplastic, whose translation MFKLQRATMNRSKAILASFRLANSLLSTRVSSARSFSTQVTHFSRFSSHLSFQPHSSHLLNTHQKLHFSSKPNSLVQLIVTNDWSDELETELEKFKSALTHETVIYVLKKLDKDPKKASNFFNWAREENGFNPNSCVYSFMLRVLASKDTMKEFWITLREMKDKGFYLDEETYYTIHSLFKKNKMNTDVVALTHFYKRMVEENAKDSIVKEVADVALGDEWSNEIEKQLDDMKIVLSDNLVIRVLKELRSYPRKGLKFFHWAGKCSSYKHNTVTYNALLRVLARRDSIGEFWSVVDELKGEGFEMDIDTYIKVSRYFQKFKMLEDAVKLYEIMMDGPYKPTAQDCSLLLRRISGGDTKDLNLAFRVVNKYEAAGNSLSKAIYDGIHRSLTGVGRFDEAENIMKAMRNAGCEPDNITYSQLVFGLCKARRLEEACKVLDEMEAHGCTPDIKTWTILIQGHCDANQIDNALMCFAKMQKNCDADADLLDVLVNGFIGQNRIDGAYKLLVEMVNIVHLRPWQATFKNLIEKLLGKRKLEESMNLLKLMKKQNYPPYPEPFIQYLSKFGTVNDAIEFLKALSVNEYPTVGAYLHVLKSFFEEGRHSEAQDLLHKCPHHVRKHPKISELFGTKSTA comes from the coding sequence ATGTTCAAACTCCAAAGAGCAACCATGAATCGGTCCAAGGCAATCCTCGCCTCCTTCAGACTCGCGAATTCGCTTCTCTCCACCCGGGTTAGCTCAGCTCGTTCCTTCTCCACTCAGGTGACGCACTTCTCCCGCTTCTCTTCACATCTCTCATTTCAGCCACACTCTTCTCATTTACTGAACACCCATCAAAAGCTTCACTTCTCTTCCAAACCCAACTCGTTGGTCCAACTCATAGTGACCAACGACTGGTCTGATGAGTTAGAGACCGAGTTAGAGAAGTTTAAGTCGGCATTGACCCATGAGACTGTCATCTATGTTTTGAAGAAACTCGATAAAGACCCAAAAAAGGCGTCGAATTTCTTCAACTGGGCTCGtgaagaaaatgggtttaatcCCAATTCTTGTGTTTATAGCTTTATGCTTAGGGTTTTGGCTAGTAAGGATACAATGAAAGAGTTTTGGATAACTTTAAGGGAGATGAAGGACAAAGGTTTTTATCTTGACGAGGAAACTTATTATACGATTcattcattatttaaaaagaataagatgAATACTGATGTTGTGGCTTTAACCCATTTCTATAAGAGGATGGTTGAAGAGAATGCTAAGGATAGCATAGTGAAAGAGGTAGCTGATGTTGCTTTGGGGGATGAATGGAGTAATGAGATTGAGAAACAATTGGATGatatgaaaattgttttatctGATAATTTAGTTATAAGGGTCTTGAAGGAACTTCGAAGTTACCCTAGAAAAGGTTTGAAGTTTTTCCATTGGGCTGGTAAGTGTTCGAGTTACAAGCATAACACGGTTACTTATAATGCTCTTTTGAGGGTTCTTGCGAGGCGTGATTCTATTGGGGAGTTCTGGAGTGTTGTTGATGAGCTGAAGGGTGAAGGATTTGAGATGGATATCGATACTTATATTAAGGTTTCAAGGTATTTTCAGAAGTTCAAGATGTTGGAGGATGCGGTGAAACtttatgaaatcatgatgGATGGCCCGTATAAGCCTACAGCTCAAGATTGCAGCTTACTTTTACGACGCATTTCTGGTGGTGATAcaaaagatttgaatttgGCGTTTAGGGTTGTGAATAAATATGAGGCCGCCGGAAATTCACTTTCTAAGGCTATCTATGATGGGATTCATCGCTCTTTAACCGGGGTGGGTCGGTTTGATGAAGCAGAGAACATTATGAAGGCTATGAGAAATGCTGGGTGTGAACCTGATAATATTACGTACAGCCAACTGGTCTTTGGACTTTGTAAAGCAAGAAGACTTGAAGAAGCCTGCaaagtgttggatgaaatggAAGCACATGGATGTACTCCAGATATCAAGACATggactattttgattcaaggTCATTGCGATGCTAATCAAATTGATAATGCATTGATGTGTTTTGCAAAGATGCAGAAAAACTGTGATGCTGATGCTGACTTGTTGGACGTCTTAGTAAATGGTTTCATTGGTCAGAATAGAATAGATGGTGCATACAAATTGCTTGTGGAGATGGTTAATATAGTTCATTTAAGACCTTGGCAAGCAacatttaaaaatcttattgaGAAGCTTCTGGGGAAAAGAAAACTTGAAGAATCAATGAACCTTCTTAAGTTGATGAAGAAACAAAACTACCCACCTTATCCCGAGCCTTTCATTCAATATCTTTCAAAGTTTGGGACTGTGAATGATGCTATAGAATTCTTGAAAGCATTGAGTGTGAATGAATATCCAACCGTTGGAGCTTACCTTCATGTTCTTAAATCATTTTTCGAGGAAGGTAGACATTCTGAGGCCCAAGATCTACTACATAAGTGCCCTCATCATGTTCGTAaacatcctaaaatctctgAACTCTTTGGTACCAAATCTActgcttga
- the LOC18604037 gene encoding pachytene checkpoint protein 2 homolog isoform X2 — protein MSSPMEISVPNPADFKTSEQNGVAPSPPPASPSPIVPHDKFHVSVEVCLKPSSTARPDDVRKAVEQMLEKRSLSYVDGPVPVPIDDPFLMENVQRIRICDTDEWVKIHDILLFWQVKPVVHVFQLSEEGPCEELSGDGQLSSFNEWILPAKEFDGMWESLIYESGLKQRLLRYAASALLFTEKGVDPFLVSWNRYPQCQLVEVNAHSLFSKWFSESGKLVAKLFQKIQEMVEEENNLVFVLIDEVESLAAARKAALSGSEPSDSIRVVNALLTQMDKLKSSPNVIILTTSNITAAIDIAFVDRADIKAYIGPPTLQARYEILKSCLNELIRTGIISSSRDSSQSILPDYVTLKEKLSMPEIQEVQTTLHLWKQLLEAAEACEGLSGRSLRKLPFLAHAALNNPYCCDPSKFFHTMIETARRERSELPD, from the exons ATGAGCTCTCCCATGGAGATTTCCGTTCCAAACCCCGCAGACTTCAAGACCTCTGAACAAAACGGCGTCGCCCCGTCACCACCCCCGGCATCACCTTCTCCTATTGTTCCCCATGACAAATTTCACGTTTCCG TTGAAGTTTGCTTAAAACCTTCAAGCACAGCTCGGCCCGACGATGTCCGAAAAGCCGTTGAACA AATGCTTGAAAAGAGGAGTCTCAGCTACGTTGATGGTCCTGTACCTGTTCCTATTGATGATCCATTTCTCATGGAAAATGTACAAAGAATCCGTATTTGTGACACAG ATGAATGGGTGAAAATCCATGATATTCTTTTGTTCTGGCAAGTGAAACCTGTTGTTCATGTCTTTCAG CTTAGTGAGGAAGGGCCATGTGAGGAATTGAGTGGGGATGGCCAGTTGTCCAGCTTCAATGAATGGATCCTTCCAGCTAAGGAATTTGATGGCATGTGGGAAAG CTTAATCTATGAATCTGGCCTTAAGCAGCGTTTATTGCGGTATGCCGCCAGTGCATTACTTTTTACTGAAAAAGGTGTTGATCCTTTCCTTGTGTCATGGAACCG GTACCCACAGTGCCAATTGGTTGAAGTTAATGCACATTCTTTGTTTAGTAAATGGTTCTCTGAGAGCGGCAAGTTG GTCGCAAAGCTTTTccaaaaaattcaagaaatgGTAGAGGAAGAAAACAATCTGGTATTTGTTTTAATTG ATGAAGTTGAAAGCCTCGCTGCTGCTAGGAAGGCCGCTTTGTCTGGTTCCGAGCCTTCAGATTCCATTCGG GTTGTAAATGCGCTATTAACTCAGATGGATAAGCTTAAATCATCTCCCAATGTGATAATTTTGACTACGTCCAATATAACCGCTGCTATTG ATATTGCATTTGTTGACCGAGCTGATATCAAAGCATACATTGGCCCTCCAACTCTTCAAGCTcgttatgaaattttaaagtccTGCTTGAATGAACTTATACGGACAGGAATCATATCAAGTTCCCGG GACTCAAGCCAATCCATCCTTCCAGATTATGTTACTTTGAAAGAGAAACTGAGTATGCCTGAGATTCAGGAGGTTCAAACAACACTTCACCTATGGAAACAGTTACTAGAGGCTGCAGAAGCATGTGAG GGATTGAGTGGAAGATCATTAAGAAAACTTCCATTTCTGGCTCATGCGGCCCTCAACAACCCTTATTGTTGTGACCCTAGCAAGTTCTTTCACACAATGATAGAAACAGCCAGGAGGGAGCGTTCTGAGCTACCCGACTGA